Proteins co-encoded in one Cyanobacteria bacterium GSL.Bin1 genomic window:
- a CDS encoding GTP-binding protein, which produces MITAQNSVPVTVLTGYLGAGKTTLLNRILTHEHGKKVAVVVNEFGEVGIDNQLVVNTDEEIFEMNNGCICCTVRGDLIRMIGNLMKRRDKFDHLVIETTGIADPAPVIQTFFMDEDVRAQTNLDAVITLIDAKHIHQHWDAEEAQEQIAFADVILLNKTDLVSPTELKDLEGRIRGMNVMAKIYRTQDAQVEMDRILGVQAFNLDRALEVDPDFLGEDAHEHDETVKSVVIDERGLLDGDKLDQWVGELLRNQGPDIFRMKGILNIQGEDNRIVFQGVHMLFDGKADRPWLPHETRKNELVFIGRNLDEAELKAGFRNCLIKK; this is translated from the coding sequence ATGATTACCGCTCAAAATTCTGTCCCTGTTACCGTTTTAACGGGCTATCTCGGTGCTGGTAAAACGACTCTACTGAATCGGATTCTCACCCATGAACATGGCAAAAAAGTTGCCGTCGTTGTTAATGAATTTGGAGAGGTTGGCATTGATAACCAGTTGGTGGTTAATACCGATGAAGAAATCTTTGAGATGAACAATGGCTGCATTTGCTGTACGGTGCGTGGTGATCTGATTCGGATGATTGGGAATTTGATGAAACGGCGGGATAAATTTGATCATCTGGTTATTGAAACCACAGGCATTGCCGATCCAGCCCCAGTGATTCAAACTTTTTTCATGGATGAAGATGTCCGCGCGCAAACCAATTTAGATGCGGTGATTACACTGATCGATGCTAAACATATCCATCAGCATTGGGATGCGGAAGAAGCCCAAGAACAAATTGCCTTTGCGGATGTAATTTTACTGAATAAAACGGATTTAGTGAGTCCAACGGAATTGAAAGATTTAGAAGGGCGCATTCGAGGGATGAATGTCATGGCAAAGATTTATCGCACGCAGGATGCACAAGTGGAAATGGATCGTATCTTGGGGGTACAGGCGTTTAATCTCGATCGCGCTTTAGAAGTGGATCCTGATTTCTTGGGGGAAGACGCGCACGAACATGATGAGACGGTTAAATCAGTGGTGATTGATGAGAGAGGACTTCTCGATGGCGATAAACTAGACCAGTGGGTCGGTGAACTTCTTCGTAATCAAGGACCCGATATTTTTCGGATGAAAGGTATTCTCAACATTCAAGGAGAGGACAATCGTATTGTTTTTCAAGGGGTGCATATGTTGTTTGATGGTAAAGCAGATCGTCCTTGGCTTCCCCATGAAACCCGTAAAAATGAACTGGTTTTCATTGGACGTAATTTAGATGAAGCTGAACTCAAAGCTGGATTCCGAAACTGTTTAATTAAAAAATGA
- a CDS encoding HigA family addiction module antidote protein produces the protein MARTPIHPGEILADELDVLNLSATDLANQINVPADYITQLIRGESNLTADLALRLGQYFNTTAELWMNLQKTYELDQARLALGSTLESIPKHSQHSS, from the coding sequence ATGGCTCGTACACCCATTCATCCCGGAGAAATTCTTGCTGATGAACTGGACGTTTTAAACTTGAGTGCCACTGACTTGGCAAATCAAATTAACGTACCAGCAGATTATATTACGCAACTAATCAGGGGGGAGAGTAATCTAACGGCTGATTTAGCATTAAGACTGGGACAATATTTCAACACAACCGCAGAACTCTGGATGAACTTGCAAAAAACCTATGAACTGGATCAAGCACGACTGGCTCTCGGTTCAACTCTTGAATCGATACCAAAGCATTCTCAGCATTCATCTTAA
- a CDS encoding metalloregulator ArsR/SmtB family transcription factor produces MNAQTQSSATPSCEITHSLQTEELSAYIEEVLPVEKSQRMAEFFSFLGDPNRLRILSLLAKQELCVCDLAESLGMSESAVSHQLRNLRAMRLVGYQKRGRKVFYHLADHHILELYQAVAEHLDEK; encoded by the coding sequence ATGAATGCTCAAACCCAATCATCCGCAACGCCTTCGTGTGAAATTACTCATTCTCTACAAACTGAGGAACTTAGCGCTTATATCGAGGAAGTCCTCCCCGTGGAAAAATCACAACGGATGGCAGAGTTTTTTAGTTTTTTGGGTGATCCCAATCGGCTACGGATTTTGTCTCTACTGGCGAAACAGGAACTGTGTGTCTGTGATTTAGCAGAAAGTTTAGGGATGAGTGAGTCGGCGGTTTCTCACCAACTACGAAATCTCCGTGCCATGCGTCTTGTGGGCTACCAAAAGCGAGGACGTAAAGTGTTTTATCACTTGGCAGATCACCACATCCTAGAGTTATATCAAGCGGTGGCTGAGCATTTGGATGAAAAATGA
- a CDS encoding metallothionein, with protein MTVTVDQMKCACESCVCIVKTDTAIEKDGHFYCSEACANGHPNGSGCGHTGCDCHR; from the coding sequence ATGACAGTTACTGTCGATCAGATGAAGTGTGCTTGTGAATCTTGCGTTTGTATCGTGAAAACAGATACTGCGATTGAGAAAGATGGTCACTTCTATTGTAGTGAGGCTTGCGCGAATGGTCACCCCAACGGTTCTGGATGTGGTCACACGGGGTGTGATTGTCATCGCTAG
- a CDS encoding Red carotenoid-binding protein, translating to MPFSIESARNIFPETAAADAVPATIARFNQLSAEDQLALIWFAYKEMGKGITIAAPGAANMQFAEPTLQKIRQMTFPEQTQVMCDLVNRADTEISRTYGTWSPNIKLGFWYQLGVWMEQGLVAPIPDNYKLSANASAVLQTIRTLESGQQITVLRNAVVDMGVDPMNLGNVKRVTEPVEPPQDMSQREQVKIEGVSNPTIFSYMNNLNANDFDALIELFEEDGGLQPPFRRPIVGKDKIYQFFREECQNLKLLPERGVSEPAEDGYTQIKVTGKVQTPWFGAGVGMNIAWRFLLNDQNKIFFVAIDLLASPKELMNLAN from the coding sequence ATGCCCTTTTCCATTGAATCAGCCCGCAATATTTTTCCAGAAACAGCCGCCGCTGATGCTGTTCCAGCCACGATTGCGCGCTTTAATCAACTCAGCGCTGAAGACCAACTTGCCTTAATCTGGTTTGCTTACAAAGAAATGGGGAAAGGTATCACCATTGCCGCCCCTGGCGCAGCTAATATGCAATTTGCCGAGCCCACTTTGCAAAAAATTCGCCAGATGACTTTTCCCGAACAAACGCAAGTCATGTGTGACCTAGTGAACCGAGCCGATACAGAAATCAGCCGTACCTATGGCACTTGGAGCCCTAATATTAAACTCGGCTTTTGGTATCAACTGGGAGTCTGGATGGAACAAGGTCTCGTTGCTCCCATTCCCGATAACTATAAACTATCAGCAAATGCTTCGGCCGTTTTACAAACCATTCGCACCTTAGAAAGCGGACAGCAAATTACAGTATTGCGGAATGCTGTTGTTGATATGGGGGTTGACCCGATGAATTTAGGGAACGTCAAGCGAGTGACTGAACCCGTAGAGCCTCCTCAAGATATGTCGCAACGGGAACAAGTGAAGATTGAAGGCGTTAGCAACCCGACGATATTCAGCTATATGAATAACCTCAATGCCAATGACTTTGATGCTCTCATTGAACTCTTTGAGGAAGATGGGGGATTACAGCCTCCTTTTCGACGCCCGATCGTTGGTAAAGATAAAATTTATCAATTCTTCCGCGAAGAGTGCCAAAATCTGAAGTTGTTGCCTGAGCGCGGTGTGTCAGAACCCGCAGAAGATGGTTACACTCAAATCAAGGTAACGGGTAAAGTACAAACGCCTTGGTTCGGTGCTGGCGTGGGCATGAATATTGCGTGGCGCTTCTTACTCAATGACCAAAACAAAATTTTCTTTGTTGCTATTGATTTACTCGCCTCTCCTAAAGAACTGATGAATCTTGCCAACTAG
- a CDS encoding ATP-binding cassette domain-containing protein, translating to MTASPSVKQNTRPQENDWRLLLRLAPYATRNKPLLITSLSLLIPLSIAGAVQPLIIGQAISFLKDEKTWSFLDGMSFSQGLNILTGLLLLTIVIRLIFNALQGYLVQRVGQEITANIRNDLFNHVTSLAANFFDRTPVGRLVTRLTSDVEALGDVFSTGAVGIISDIVYIIVITITIFTLQWQLATLLILMFFPVTGLIIYFQRKYRNANYRSREELSSLNSMLQENVVGINIVQLFRRENFNNDLFRKINQRYLKEIKQTIFYESAVSATLEWIALIAIAGVLALGGILILGDSLNFGTLSAFILYAQRLFEPLRQFAEKFTLLQTGFTGVERITELLSEPIEIRDPERQQQKDLSAVSTAEGVKGEIRFENVSFAYKKDEPVLKNLDFLIKPGEKVALVGPTGAGKSSIIRLLCRLYEPTSGRILVDGIDIRDLPQKDLRRHIGVILQENFLFAGDVKDNITLGERYSFETVKQAAAMTNVNRFIEQLPQGYDTPLRERGNNLSGGQKQLLAFARVAIRDPRVLVLDEATASLDVGTEALVQDALSHLLEERTAIIIAHRLSTIRDVDRILVLKQGELVESGTHDELIAEGGMYSSLYQLQMMGQR from the coding sequence ATGACCGCATCTCCTTCTGTTAAACAGAATACCCGCCCCCAAGAAAATGACTGGCGACTGCTACTCCGTCTTGCCCCCTATGCGACTCGCAATAAACCCCTCCTCATTACGTCTTTAAGCTTACTCATTCCCTTATCAATTGCAGGTGCAGTTCAACCCTTAATTATTGGACAAGCAATCTCTTTTTTAAAAGATGAAAAAACCTGGTCATTTTTGGACGGAATGTCTTTCAGTCAAGGTTTAAATATTCTCACGGGGCTTTTATTACTAACAATTGTCATCCGGCTCATTTTTAATGCTTTGCAGGGCTATTTAGTGCAGCGTGTAGGGCAAGAAATCACGGCTAATATTCGCAATGATTTATTTAATCATGTCACCTCTCTGGCAGCTAATTTTTTCGACCGCACCCCTGTCGGGCGTTTAGTGACTCGTCTGACGAGCGATGTCGAAGCATTAGGAGATGTTTTCTCAACCGGCGCGGTGGGAATTATTAGTGATATTGTTTATATTATTGTCATTACAATTACGATTTTTACCCTGCAGTGGCAGTTAGCAACATTACTGATTTTAATGTTCTTTCCCGTTACTGGGTTAATTATTTATTTTCAGAGGAAGTATCGTAACGCGAACTATCGTTCCCGAGAAGAATTATCGAGTCTCAACTCAATGTTACAAGAAAATGTTGTTGGGATTAATATTGTCCAGTTATTCCGACGAGAAAATTTCAATAATGATCTGTTTCGGAAGATTAATCAGCGTTATTTAAAAGAAATTAAACAAACGATTTTTTATGAATCGGCAGTTTCCGCTACGTTAGAATGGATTGCACTGATCGCGATCGCGGGCGTTTTAGCATTAGGGGGAATCCTAATTTTAGGGGATAGTTTAAACTTTGGTACGCTATCGGCTTTTATTTTATATGCGCAACGTTTATTTGAGCCTTTGAGACAGTTTGCGGAGAAATTTACTCTTCTCCAAACCGGATTCACTGGGGTTGAACGCATCACTGAATTATTAAGTGAACCCATTGAAATTCGCGATCCAGAAAGACAACAACAAAAGGACTTATCAGCCGTCAGTACCGCAGAAGGTGTGAAAGGAGAAATTCGGTTTGAGAATGTTTCCTTCGCCTATAAAAAAGATGAACCCGTGCTAAAAAACTTAGACTTTCTCATTAAACCCGGCGAAAAAGTGGCGTTAGTCGGTCCCACAGGCGCAGGAAAAAGTTCAATTATTCGGTTATTGTGTCGTCTCTATGAACCCACTTCCGGTCGCATTTTAGTGGATGGAATTGATATTAGAGACTTGCCGCAAAAAGACTTACGTCGGCATATTGGGGTCATTTTGCAAGAGAATTTTCTCTTTGCCGGTGATGTAAAAGATAACATTACGCTGGGTGAACGTTATTCTTTTGAGACGGTTAAACAAGCAGCAGCAATGACCAATGTGAATCGCTTTATTGAACAACTTCCCCAAGGGTACGATACACCCTTAAGAGAAAGAGGCAATAACTTATCGGGCGGACAAAAACAATTGCTTGCTTTTGCACGGGTTGCGATTCGCGATCCCCGGGTTCTGGTACTCGATGAAGCAACTGCCAGTTTAGATGTGGGAACAGAGGCGTTAGTGCAAGATGCCTTAAGTCATTTGTTAGAAGAACGCACTGCCATTATTATTGCCCACCGTCTTTCAACTATTCGCGATGTGGATCGGATTTTGGTGTTAAAACAGGGCGAACTCGTTGAGTCGGGAACCCATGATGAATTGATTGCAGAAGGGGGAATGTATTCCAGTTTGTATCAGTTACAAATGATGGGTCAAAGGTAA
- a CDS encoding Uma2 family endonuclease gives MVQVPEKTITLEEFLKQPETKPASEYINGQIIQKPMPQGKHSILQCELVNIINAVVKKQRIAHAFPELRCTFGGSSVVADVTVFAWERIPVDESGDIANVFPLPPDWIVEILSPDQSSTKVTGIILHCLNHGTEMGWLIDPKARSILVFPQGQQPQLLAEPEEILPVPDLVGNLRLSIGEIFSWLKL, from the coding sequence ATGGTACAAGTTCCAGAGAAAACAATTACCTTAGAGGAGTTTCTGAAACAACCGGAAACCAAGCCAGCCAGCGAATATATTAACGGACAGATTATTCAAAAGCCTATGCCCCAAGGAAAGCATAGTATTCTTCAATGTGAGTTGGTAAATATAATTAATGCAGTTGTCAAAAAACAGCGCATTGCTCACGCTTTTCCCGAGTTGCGCTGTACCTTTGGCGGAAGTTCTGTTGTCGCTGATGTGACCGTCTTTGCTTGGGAACGCATTCCCGTTGATGAGAGTGGGGATATTGCCAATGTCTTTCCTCTTCCGCCAGATTGGATCGTTGAAATCCTTTCTCCAGACCAAAGTTCAACTAAAGTAACGGGAATCATTTTACACTGCCTGAATCATGGCACTGAAATGGGTTGGCTGATTGATCCCAAAGCGCGATCCATCCTTGTTTTCCCTCAAGGGCAACAACCCCAACTGCTGGCAGAGCCAGAAGAGATTTTACCCGTTCCTGATTTAGTGGGGAATTTGCGTTTAAGTATCGGCGAGATATTTAGTTGGTTAAAGTTATAG
- a CDS encoding plasmid maintenance system killer protein → MIQSYADSRTERFANGERVPQFESFRRQAEKRLRILEAAMSLDDLRQLRSNRLEALKGDRARQYSIRVNSQWRICFEWSQDADGPEKVEIVDYHP, encoded by the coding sequence ATGATCCAAAGCTATGCTGATTCCAGAACCGAACGTTTTGCCAATGGTGAAAGAGTTCCGCAATTTGAGAGTTTTCGTCGCCAAGCTGAAAAACGATTGCGTATTCTAGAAGCAGCGATGAGTTTAGACGATCTGAGACAGTTACGCAGTAACCGCTTAGAAGCTCTCAAAGGCGATCGCGCAAGACAATATAGCATTAGGGTTAATAGCCAGTGGCGAATTTGCTTTGAGTGGTCTCAAGATGCGGATGGTCCGGAAAAAGTAGAAATTGTTGATTATCATCCTTAG
- a CDS encoding methyltransferase domain-containing protein encodes MATILRKWSYQYQWLYDAIARLSALSVGGEARFRELALQGLSFDAHSQILDLCCGAGQTTQFLLQYSHHVTGLDASPLALERAKKRAPEANYVEGLAEALPFATASFDIVQTSVALHEMKPEQLTQILEAVYRVLKPEGTFACIDLHQPHNPIFVPGLAAFMTLFETETAWQFVKLNLPEKLSAIGFKDCQQTLYAGGSLQVVQAKK; translated from the coding sequence GTGGCGACAATCCTACGCAAATGGAGTTACCAATATCAATGGTTATATGACGCGATCGCGCGACTGTCTGCTTTATCAGTCGGCGGAGAAGCCCGCTTCCGAGAACTGGCGCTACAAGGACTTTCTTTCGACGCGCATTCCCAAATTTTAGACTTATGCTGTGGGGCAGGGCAAACCACCCAATTTCTGCTGCAATATTCTCATCATGTCACCGGCTTAGATGCCTCGCCGCTGGCGTTAGAACGGGCAAAAAAACGTGCCCCTGAAGCCAATTATGTGGAGGGATTAGCCGAAGCACTCCCCTTCGCCACTGCTAGTTTTGATATAGTCCAAACCAGTGTCGCGTTACATGAAATGAAACCGGAACAACTCACCCAGATTTTAGAGGCAGTCTATCGCGTTTTAAAACCTGAGGGAACTTTTGCGTGCATCGACTTGCATCAACCCCACAATCCCATTTTTGTGCCGGGATTAGCTGCATTTATGACTTTATTTGAAACGGAAACCGCTTGGCAGTTTGTCAAACTGAATTTACCGGAAAAATTGAGCGCGATCGGCTTTAAAGATTGCCAGCAAACCCTTTACGCTGGAGGTAGTTTACAAGTTGTGCAAGCTAAAAAATAA